The following are encoded together in the Planctobacterium marinum genome:
- a CDS encoding 5-(carboxyamino)imidazole ribonucleotide synthase, which produces MKALVYGGGQLARMMYLAGCPLGIHVRAVDVNKDQVINPISKTPAKVTLAEAVDDADVITVEFEHVPEHLLKLADETGKLKPGITAIRAGADRVKEKNLLASLDIPTSEFRVMSNVSELPEIVEQLGTPLVLKASRDGYDGYGQWRLKDKSDISELSLALSKLDLHTVPIIVEKMINFSREVSLVGVRSQTGEFAFYPLVENHHHEGQLHLTIAPAPQITENLQAQAENIFKKLAEELDYVGVLAVEFFQVEEQLLVNEIAPRVHNSGHWTMQGADTCQFENHLRAVCGLPLGSTELRSATAMVNIIGCGSFSRDMLAIPGCHIHWYGKTARAKRKLGHFNVSASDKATLSSRLLELQKHLPEESFPLLKSLAENLQ; this is translated from the coding sequence ATGAAGGCGCTCGTCTATGGCGGTGGGCAACTAGCCCGAATGATGTATCTGGCTGGATGTCCATTGGGTATTCACGTCAGAGCCGTCGATGTCAATAAAGATCAGGTTATCAACCCCATCAGTAAAACACCTGCCAAAGTAACATTAGCCGAAGCCGTTGATGATGCTGATGTAATTACTGTTGAGTTTGAGCACGTTCCAGAGCACTTGCTTAAACTCGCTGATGAAACTGGCAAACTCAAACCCGGCATCACCGCTATTCGCGCCGGAGCTGATCGCGTTAAAGAAAAGAACCTATTGGCCAGTCTGGACATTCCCACCAGTGAATTCCGCGTTATGAGCAACGTCAGTGAATTGCCAGAAATCGTTGAGCAGTTGGGAACACCATTGGTACTTAAAGCCAGTCGCGATGGTTACGATGGTTACGGTCAATGGCGCTTAAAAGACAAATCCGACATTAGCGAATTGAGCCTGGCACTATCCAAGCTGGACTTGCACACCGTGCCGATTATCGTGGAAAAGATGATCAACTTCTCCAGAGAAGTCTCACTTGTGGGTGTTCGCTCACAAACAGGCGAATTTGCATTTTATCCCTTGGTGGAAAATCACCATCACGAGGGTCAGTTACACCTGACTATCGCTCCGGCGCCTCAAATCACTGAGAATCTACAAGCTCAGGCTGAAAATATTTTCAAAAAGCTCGCGGAAGAACTGGACTATGTGGGTGTGTTAGCAGTGGAATTTTTCCAGGTTGAAGAACAACTTCTAGTGAATGAAATTGCCCCACGAGTGCACAATTCGGGTCACTGGACCATGCAGGGAGCTGACACCTGTCAATTTGAAAACCACCTGCGGGCGGTTTGTGGTTTACCACTGGGCTCAACCGAATTACGCTCGGCAACAGCCATGGTGAATATTATTGGCTGCGGTAGTTTCAGCCGAGATATGTTGGCTATTCCCGGTTGCCATATTCACTGGTATGGGAAAACCGCGCGTGCTAAACGAAAACTGGGACATTTTAATGTCAGCGCGTCAGATAAAGCGACGTTGTCTAGCCGTTTACTGGAACTGCAAAAACATCTGCCAGAAGAGAGCTTCCCGCTACTCAAATCCTTGGCGGAGAATCTGCAATAA
- a CDS encoding Na/Pi symporter, which translates to MTHSNLEESQNKEVQLPSDSSNRAKKWAFLALLIYGVLLAVTIIGSGFKLATGDHARELFEFASNPIMGLIIGMVSTALIQSSSTVSSIIVAMVAGGLPITIAVPMIMGANIGTSITSTLVSLGHVADKKEFQRAFASATIHDFFNILSVLIFLPLEIAFNLLERISATLMEFFHIGGGLSLGGFNPLKAITAPGADLLKSLFSFLPDEWAGALMAMIGVGLIILSITFMGKTMKSLMVGKAKDILHSSIGKGPISGITSGTVITVLVQSSSTTTSLIVPLVGNNVLTHRDIYPFVLGANIGTCITAVIAALAVTGANAGFALQIALVHFLYNFLGVIVIYGVKFLREIPIKASHGLSMKVAEQKLWGLAYIVGLFFLVPISAIFLTN; encoded by the coding sequence ATGACTCATTCAAATCTTGAAGAATCGCAGAATAAGGAAGTGCAACTTCCCTCAGATTCTTCAAACAGAGCCAAGAAGTGGGCCTTTCTGGCACTTCTGATTTATGGCGTTTTATTGGCCGTTACCATCATCGGTTCTGGCTTCAAACTGGCAACAGGTGACCACGCTCGAGAATTATTCGAATTTGCCTCTAACCCGATAATGGGCTTGATTATCGGTATGGTAAGTACTGCGCTTATTCAGTCTTCCAGCACGGTGTCTTCAATTATCGTTGCCATGGTGGCGGGAGGTTTACCCATTACCATAGCCGTACCCATGATCATGGGGGCCAATATCGGCACCAGTATTACCAGCACCTTGGTGAGCTTGGGGCATGTTGCGGATAAAAAAGAATTCCAACGGGCTTTTGCTTCAGCCACCATCCACGACTTTTTTAATATCCTCAGCGTCTTGATATTCTTGCCTTTGGAAATCGCCTTTAATCTTCTGGAGCGCATCAGTGCTACTTTGATGGAGTTCTTCCACATTGGTGGTGGCTTGTCGTTGGGCGGTTTTAATCCGCTTAAGGCAATAACTGCGCCGGGAGCGGACTTACTGAAAAGCCTGTTTTCTTTCTTGCCGGATGAGTGGGCTGGGGCATTAATGGCCATGATTGGCGTTGGTTTAATTATTTTGTCCATCACCTTTATGGGTAAAACTATGAAGTCATTGATGGTGGGTAAGGCCAAAGATATTTTGCACAGCAGTATTGGTAAGGGTCCCATTAGCGGTATTACTTCGGGTACTGTAATTACGGTACTGGTGCAATCTTCTTCAACGACAACATCATTAATTGTGCCGCTGGTAGGCAATAATGTACTGACACATCGCGATATTTATCCTTTCGTATTGGGGGCAAATATCGGTACTTGTATTACCGCCGTCATCGCTGCTCTGGCAGTAACGGGGGCCAATGCTGGTTTCGCGCTGCAAATAGCCTTAGTGCACTTTTTGTATAATTTCCTGGGAGTGATAGTGATTTATGGGGTTAAGTTTTTGCGTGAAATTCCCATCAAAGCTTCCCATGGCTTATCTATGAAGGTGGCTGAACAAAAATTGTGGGGATTGGCATATATCGTTGGTTTGTTTTTCCTGGTGCCCATTTCCGCGATATTTTTAACTAATTAA
- a CDS encoding lysophospholipid acyltransferase family protein — protein sequence MTSQISLASLLPPEKQKTHITLPIRLIDKIMGLAKMQRLYEANNMQGLAKEEFADKLLSVLNVTIEGEQELLSKVPKTGPVVIASNHPFGGLEGVILARLLGKVRQDIKVLANVGLQIFSELQDYFIFTNPLSERDPRNGPSLRTSMAHVKAGGALLLFPSGKVSYKERQQNRVVEHPWNRLVAKLVQSSQAQFLPVWVEGQNSDMFYRIESIYYPLRMLFLGRELLNKTNAIVKLNTGNSLAAKYLVAQQAGQEQADLARCLSVACTDEWRHDWPKLNTANFSSLAEPVDKATILTEIANLPAEQHLVTYKQFDVYYGFQSQLPQVVNEIARLRELVFRQHDEGSGEPRDTDKFDATYTQLFIVNREEGQIIGAYRMGQTDKLLQQNGVASLYLSQMFEFDTGFYNQQEPCLEMGRSFLIPEYQRSYYGLYLLWRGIGAFVCKFPQYRRLYGTVSISKLYDKRSIALMEKALVRPLSTVRARTPWNIPLQPDLQAFAQQYDLAEHLTSFLKTLEADGKDIPVLLKHYQKLGAEFYCLGLDSNFADTPGLLLCVDLLNMPEKLGKQYLAEGWQSYKEYHQQ from the coding sequence ATGACCTCACAGATTAGTCTGGCCTCTTTGCTGCCGCCGGAAAAGCAAAAAACACACATCACACTGCCCATTCGTTTGATTGATAAAATTATGGGGCTTGCCAAAATGCAACGCTTGTACGAAGCCAACAATATGCAGGGACTGGCTAAAGAGGAATTTGCTGATAAGTTACTATCGGTTTTAAATGTGACTATCGAGGGTGAGCAAGAGTTGCTCTCCAAGGTGCCTAAAACCGGACCTGTGGTGATTGCCAGTAATCATCCTTTCGGTGGACTTGAAGGGGTAATTTTGGCCCGCCTGTTGGGCAAAGTCAGGCAGGATATAAAAGTACTGGCGAATGTCGGGCTACAAATATTTTCTGAGCTGCAGGACTACTTTATCTTTACCAACCCGCTTTCTGAGCGAGATCCCCGCAACGGACCTTCTTTGCGTACCAGCATGGCGCACGTTAAAGCGGGTGGGGCGTTGCTGCTATTTCCTTCAGGTAAAGTGAGCTATAAAGAGCGCCAGCAAAATCGTGTGGTAGAACATCCGTGGAATCGCCTGGTGGCAAAACTCGTGCAGTCATCACAAGCGCAGTTTTTACCTGTCTGGGTTGAGGGACAAAACAGTGACATGTTTTATCGTATCGAATCTATTTATTATCCATTGCGGATGCTGTTTTTAGGACGAGAATTACTCAACAAAACTAATGCTATCGTTAAGTTAAATACCGGAAATAGCCTCGCGGCTAAGTATTTGGTGGCACAACAAGCGGGGCAGGAGCAGGCTGACCTGGCGCGCTGTTTGAGTGTGGCTTGTACTGATGAATGGCGTCACGATTGGCCCAAACTCAATACGGCAAACTTTTCATCACTTGCCGAGCCAGTCGACAAAGCGACTATCCTGACCGAAATTGCCAATCTACCTGCAGAACAGCATTTGGTCACTTATAAACAATTTGATGTTTATTACGGATTTCAATCTCAACTTCCTCAAGTGGTTAATGAAATTGCTCGCCTCAGAGAGTTGGTGTTCAGGCAACACGATGAAGGCAGTGGGGAGCCAAGGGATACTGACAAATTTGATGCCACTTACACGCAACTGTTTATTGTCAATCGCGAAGAGGGACAGATCATCGGTGCTTATCGCATGGGCCAAACCGACAAACTATTGCAGCAAAATGGTGTAGCATCTTTGTATTTATCGCAGATGTTCGAGTTTGATACGGGTTTTTACAACCAACAAGAGCCGTGCCTGGAAATGGGGCGTTCTTTTCTCATTCCCGAATACCAGCGCAGTTACTACGGTTTGTATTTGCTATGGCGCGGTATCGGTGCATTTGTTTGCAAATTCCCTCAATATCGCCGCTTATATGGCACTGTGTCTATAAGCAAGTTATATGACAAGCGCAGTATCGCGCTGATGGAAAAGGCGCTGGTTCGTCCCCTTTCTACAGTGCGTGCCAGAACACCCTGGAATATACCATTACAGCCAGATCTGCAGGCGTTTGCTCAGCAGTATGATTTGGCTGAGCATCTGACCTCATTTTTGAAAACACTGGAAGCAGACGGCAAGGATATCCCCGTTTTACTCAAGCATTACCAAAAGCTTGGTGCGGAGTTCTACTGCCTGGGGCTCGATAGCAATTTTGCCGATACACCGGGATTGCTGCTTTGTGTTGATCTGCTCAATATGCCGGAAAAGTTGGGTAAGCAATATTTAGCTGAAGGCTGGCAGTCCTACAAAGAATATCATCAACAATAG
- a CDS encoding VOC family protein: MLEITAIDHIVLRTSKLQQMLEFYCNVLGCTVERETSPENGLVQLRAGSALIDLVTVKSKLGKLGGEAPSATGNNMDHFCLQLKPISDAAIKLHLANFGITEGDFEQRYGAQGFGNSIYIKDPQGNTVELRSMI, from the coding sequence ATGCTGGAAATCACTGCCATTGATCACATCGTACTGAGAACCTCAAAACTCCAGCAGATGCTTGAGTTTTACTGCAATGTACTGGGCTGCACTGTCGAGAGAGAAACCTCTCCAGAGAACGGATTAGTTCAGTTACGAGCCGGAAGTGCTTTGATTGACCTGGTGACTGTGAAGAGTAAATTGGGCAAGCTTGGCGGTGAGGCACCGTCAGCAACGGGCAACAATATGGACCATTTTTGCCTGCAGCTCAAACCCATATCCGATGCAGCTATCAAATTGCATCTGGCAAACTTTGGTATCACCGAAGGGGATTTCGAACAACGCTATGGGGCTCAGGGATTCGGCAATTCCATTTACATCAAAGATCCGCAAGGCAATACGGTAGAGTTGCGCTCAATGATTTAA
- a CDS encoding MFS transporter yields the protein MFMMFAMTSDSVGEIIKEVKREFDVNNTQASLMHSLFMVGIAFSGLFLGFLADKFGRKKTIMLGLALFALSCYLFLVGTSFTFILGLITLSGLAVGIFKTAALALIGDISTSTKEHTGTMNGAEAFFGVGAIIGPLIVAWLIREGVHWTWLYVIAGVLCTLLILMAWKADYPDHSKGQKADEPIDVRRSLKLLGNPYAMGFSIAAFLYVAAESAIYVWMPSYLMCDATTLEATFSCYSEGPEQMLAMYAVSAFFSLRAIGRFVGIWMMQHFNWALVMLMFSFAIMVCFIGGLWGGREVALYMFPLSGIFMSVIYPTINSKGISCFPKHEHGTVAGVILFFTAAGAAAGPLVMGIVSDAFGGDAMYGFIVATGFATFLFIGFLYNFLRNPTETRLAEIEKTEYQN from the coding sequence ATGTTTATGATGTTCGCGATGACCTCCGATTCGGTGGGCGAAATCATCAAAGAAGTAAAACGCGAATTTGATGTCAACAATACCCAGGCTAGTTTGATGCACTCCCTGTTTATGGTGGGTATTGCCTTTTCCGGGCTGTTTTTGGGCTTTTTGGCGGATAAGTTTGGCCGCAAAAAAACCATAATGCTGGGTCTGGCACTCTTTGCCCTGTCTTGTTATTTGTTTCTGGTAGGCACTTCTTTCACCTTCATTTTAGGTTTGATCACCTTATCTGGTCTCGCTGTAGGCATTTTTAAAACCGCCGCACTGGCGCTGATTGGTGATATTTCAACCTCCACTAAAGAGCACACAGGCACCATGAACGGTGCCGAAGCCTTTTTTGGTGTGGGAGCCATTATCGGGCCATTGATTGTGGCTTGGTTAATTCGAGAAGGCGTCCACTGGACCTGGCTCTATGTTATTGCTGGAGTTCTGTGCACTCTGTTAATTTTGATGGCCTGGAAAGCAGATTATCCAGACCACAGTAAAGGCCAAAAAGCCGACGAACCCATTGACGTTCGACGCAGCCTGAAGCTGCTTGGCAATCCTTATGCTATGGGGTTTTCCATAGCGGCTTTCCTGTACGTAGCTGCAGAAAGCGCCATTTATGTTTGGATGCCCAGCTACCTGATGTGCGATGCTACCACCCTTGAAGCCACCTTTAGTTGTTACTCTGAAGGCCCGGAGCAAATGCTGGCCATGTATGCCGTTTCCGCTTTCTTCTCCTTGAGAGCCATTGGCCGGTTCGTGGGTATCTGGATGATGCAGCACTTTAACTGGGCACTGGTAATGCTGATGTTCAGCTTCGCCATTATGGTTTGTTTTATTGGCGGTCTTTGGGGAGGCCGTGAAGTAGCCCTCTATATGTTCCCTTTGTCTGGCATTTTTATGTCGGTGATTTATCCCACGATTAACTCCAAAGGCATCAGTTGTTTCCCGAAACACGAGCATGGCACGGTAGCAGGAGTGATCTTATTTTTTACTGCCGCAGGTGCAGCTGCCGGACCACTGGTGATGGGAATCGTTAGTGATGCGTTCGGCGGCGATGCCATGTACGGCTTTATCGTTGCCACCGGGTTTGCCACATTTCTATTCATTGGTTTTCTCTACAACTTTTTAAGAAACCCAACAGAAACCAGGCTGGCAGAAATTGAAAAAACTGAATATCAAAACTAA
- the purE gene encoding 5-(carboxyamino)imidazole ribonucleotide mutase produces the protein MAKVAIVMGSKSDWPTMQKAALMLRDLGVEFDAKVVSAHRTPNLLTEFAEGAAEQGIEVIIAGAGGAAHLPGMIAAHTHLPVLGVPVRSSQLSGLDSLLSIVQMPKGVAVGTLAIGEAGAANAGLLAAQMLANHDEALRKRVINFRETQTATVLEQGELELPE, from the coding sequence ATGGCAAAAGTCGCGATTGTGATGGGCTCAAAATCTGATTGGCCAACCATGCAAAAAGCAGCGTTAATGTTACGGGATTTAGGTGTAGAGTTTGATGCCAAAGTGGTATCGGCGCATCGTACCCCCAATTTGTTAACCGAATTTGCCGAAGGTGCCGCTGAACAAGGTATTGAAGTGATTATTGCCGGCGCTGGCGGTGCTGCACACCTGCCAGGTATGATTGCCGCGCATACCCACCTACCTGTATTGGGCGTACCAGTGCGTTCTTCACAACTCAGTGGTTTGGACTCATTGTTATCCATCGTACAAATGCCAAAAGGCGTTGCCGTAGGGACGCTGGCTATAGGCGAAGCGGGTGCCGCCAATGCCGGACTATTGGCCGCGCAAATGCTGGCAAACCACGATGAAGCGCTAAGAAAACGCGTAATTAACTTCAGAGAAACACAAACAGCGACCGTGCTGGAGCAAGGTGAGCTGGAGTTACCTGAATGA
- a CDS encoding ROK family protein — MNKLYAAIEAGGTKFNCAIIDNSRNIIAQHRIATTTPDETLSACTDFFKQQQTELAFDALGLACFGPVDLNTDSATWGNITATPKPHWSDTPITQILAEALSCQVAIDTDVNAAAMAEHLWGAGMGCDTVVYVTIGTGVGAGIVINGKPVHGLIHPEAGHMIIGEIDGVKGVCPYHGSCVEGLASGYAMAQIWQQPAETLPEDHRAWDIQAQVIGTFCHNLLVSYSPQKIVLGGGVMQKPGLLEAVVKYTERSLNQYLTLPTDIAFKDLICLPGLEDKSGLYGALALVLDN; from the coding sequence ATGAACAAGCTTTATGCCGCAATTGAAGCGGGTGGCACCAAATTTAACTGCGCAATCATCGACAATTCAAGAAACATTATTGCCCAGCACCGTATTGCCACCACAACGCCAGACGAGACCTTGAGTGCTTGTACCGACTTTTTTAAACAACAACAAACAGAATTGGCTTTTGACGCGCTGGGACTGGCTTGTTTTGGCCCGGTAGATCTCAATACGGATTCAGCGACATGGGGCAATATTACCGCGACGCCAAAACCTCACTGGAGTGACACCCCGATAACTCAAATTCTGGCTGAAGCACTCAGCTGTCAAGTCGCCATCGACACCGATGTTAATGCCGCTGCCATGGCAGAACATCTTTGGGGAGCGGGCATGGGTTGTGACACGGTGGTGTATGTCACTATCGGAACAGGGGTAGGCGCAGGTATCGTTATTAATGGTAAGCCCGTGCATGGCCTGATCCACCCGGAAGCAGGGCACATGATCATCGGCGAAATCGATGGCGTTAAAGGCGTCTGCCCTTATCACGGTAGCTGTGTCGAAGGTCTGGCGTCCGGTTATGCCATGGCGCAAATCTGGCAACAACCAGCAGAAACCCTACCAGAGGATCATCGCGCATGGGATATTCAGGCACAGGTGATAGGTACTTTTTGCCACAATCTTTTAGTGAGCTATAGTCCGCAAAAAATCGTCTTAGGTGGCGGTGTGATGCAAAAACCCGGACTACTGGAAGCGGTAGTTAAGTATACTGAGCGTAGCTTAAATCAATACCTAACCTTGCCTACGGATATCGCATTCAAAGATCTCATTTGTTTGCCTGGATTAGAGGATAAATCAGGATTGTACGGAGCCTTGGCATTGGTTTTAGACAACTAA
- the pyrC gene encoding dihydroorotase — translation MSHLTITTPDDWHLHFRDNDMLAETVPATSRCFNRAIVMPNLVPPVTDLSLANSYRERIERAIPSGQNFTPLMTLYLTNSTSPETIFKAKEGGIVASKLYPAGATTNSEDGVSSLQSLYPVFQAMSDCGMLLLVHGEVTESHVDIFDREKEFIEQHLTQIVADFPKLKIVLEHITTKDAADFVANAGDNIAATITPQHLLLNRNDLLVGGIKPHNYCLPVLKRNTHQQALRAMVQSGNKKFFLGTDSAPHEKSKKESDCGCAGCYSAWSAIELYAQVFEELDALEHFEAFASFNGPDFYGLPRNSGSITLVRESWTVPESINLPNGNPIVPFFAGQELQWKLKTD, via the coding sequence ATGAGCCACCTTACAATTACTACGCCGGATGACTGGCATCTACATTTCCGTGATAACGATATGCTTGCAGAAACGGTTCCTGCAACTTCCCGCTGTTTCAATCGCGCTATTGTGATGCCGAATTTAGTACCACCTGTCACCGACCTGAGCCTGGCTAATAGCTATCGGGAGCGCATAGAAAGAGCGATTCCCTCTGGTCAAAACTTCACGCCGTTAATGACCCTCTATTTAACCAATAGCACCAGTCCTGAAACTATCTTTAAAGCCAAAGAAGGTGGAATTGTTGCTTCAAAACTCTATCCAGCGGGAGCGACTACAAACTCTGAAGACGGTGTTTCATCATTACAGAGTCTCTACCCGGTATTTCAGGCAATGTCCGATTGTGGCATGTTACTATTGGTTCACGGCGAGGTAACGGAATCTCACGTGGATATCTTTGATCGCGAGAAAGAGTTCATTGAACAACACCTGACACAAATCGTAGCTGACTTCCCCAAGCTTAAAATCGTTCTGGAACACATCACCACCAAAGACGCGGCTGATTTTGTGGCTAACGCAGGCGACAATATTGCAGCCACGATCACACCACAACATTTACTGCTCAACCGCAATGATCTGTTAGTGGGCGGTATCAAGCCACACAACTATTGCTTACCTGTACTGAAGCGCAATACCCATCAACAGGCGCTCCGCGCTATGGTGCAATCTGGCAATAAAAAGTTCTTTCTGGGCACCGATTCGGCGCCTCACGAAAAAAGCAAAAAGGAAAGTGATTGTGGCTGTGCTGGATGTTACAGCGCCTGGAGTGCTATCGAGCTCTATGCACAAGTATTTGAAGAACTGGATGCGCTGGAACACTTTGAAGCCTTCGCCAGTTTCAATGGTCCGGATTTTTATGGTCTGCCAAGAAACTCTGGCAGCATAACGCTGGTGCGGGAAAGCTGGACGGTTCCAGAATCCATCAATCTGCCCAATGGCAATCCTATCGTGCCATTCTTTGCGGGTCAGGAACTGCAATGGAAACTCAAAACTGACTGA
- a CDS encoding DinB family protein, which produces MIASQLEIIAQGKQYLLKLTDAQYVKIVKPLFNSSAGAHMRHIIDHYMAVMDANEAVVNYNVRHRFCDAEKHRGKALEQLTEIETWLAELSEEQLNHPVSVISEISISSQQDFAGNSTLGRELVFVSSHAVHHYFTLKLIAKSQGIQLDESFGLAPATASFQRGELTG; this is translated from the coding sequence ATGATAGCAAGCCAACTGGAAATAATAGCTCAAGGCAAGCAGTACCTGCTCAAGCTCACTGATGCACAATACGTCAAAATCGTAAAACCTCTATTTAACAGCAGTGCCGGTGCCCACATGCGGCACATCATTGACCACTATATGGCGGTAATGGATGCCAATGAAGCTGTAGTCAACTACAACGTACGCCATCGCTTTTGCGATGCTGAAAAACACCGCGGCAAGGCCCTGGAGCAACTCACCGAAATAGAGACCTGGCTTGCTGAATTGAGTGAAGAGCAACTAAACCACCCAGTCAGCGTTATTTCTGAAATATCCATTAGTAGCCAACAAGACTTTGCAGGCAATTCGACATTGGGGCGAGAGTTGGTATTTGTCTCCAGTCACGCCGTGCACCACTATTTCACACTGAAGCTAATTGCTAAATCTCAGGGCATCCAGCTGGATGAAAGCTTTGGGCTGGCACCGGCAACGGCAAGCTTCCAACGCGGTGAATTAACTGGCTAA